One bacterium genomic region harbors:
- a CDS encoding bifunctional hydroxymethylpyrimidine kinase/phosphomethylpyrimidine kinase: MSILVVGSVALDSVRTPFKEAKDVLGGSASYFAYAASYFGEVSLVAAVGGDFPQKYVNLFAKKGIDVTGLKKNDGKTFRWSGVYREDINQRETLSVNLGVLEDFCPELSDRHKKSEYIFLANIDPELQLHILNQIENPKLVVCDTMDIWIENKKSELLEVFKRADVVLLNDSEARQLAKESNFVKAADKILKLGARYVVIKKGKHGVMLFTEDACFSLPAYPVRDVLDPTGAGDSFGGGFLGYVSKKNDTSCNAIRNALVYGTIMASFTVEDFSLNRLITLKEHEIEKRIKEFRKILETENLTQSFGCV, encoded by the coding sequence ATGAGCATATTAGTAGTAGGTTCTGTGGCTTTGGATTCCGTCAGGACTCCGTTTAAGGAGGCGAAGGATGTTCTAGGCGGCTCGGCATCTTATTTTGCGTATGCAGCAAGCTATTTTGGAGAAGTCAGTTTAGTAGCAGCGGTAGGAGGGGACTTTCCGCAGAAGTATGTGAATCTGTTTGCAAAAAAGGGGATAGATGTTACTGGATTGAAAAAAAATGATGGAAAAACATTCAGATGGTCTGGAGTTTATAGGGAGGATATTAATCAAAGGGAAACATTATCTGTGAATCTGGGCGTTTTAGAAGACTTCTGTCCTGAACTTTCAGATAGACACAAGAAATCAGAATATATTTTTCTCGCAAATATTGATCCTGAACTTCAGCTCCATATCTTAAATCAGATTGAAAATCCGAAACTAGTTGTCTGCGATACAATGGATATTTGGATAGAGAATAAAAAAAGCGAACTTCTGGAGGTATTTAAGCGGGCAGATGTAGTTCTGCTGAACGATAGTGAGGCAAGACAGCTGGCTAAAGAATCTAATTTTGTGAAAGCAGCTGATAAAATATTAAAGTTAGGTGCAAGATATGTGGTGATAAAAAAGGGGAAACATGGAGTGATGCTCTTTACGGAAGATGCATGTTTTTCTTTGCCAGCATATCCAGTGAGGGATGTACTTGATCCTACAGGCGCAGGAGACAGTTTTGGAGGCGGATTCTTAGGCTATGTTTCTAAAAAGAATGATACAAGTTGCAATGCCATTCGTAACGCCCTGGTTTATGGAACAATAATGGCCTCTTTCACTGTGGAGGATTTTAGCCTTAACAGGTTAATAACTCTTAAAGAACATGAAATAGAAAAGCGTATCAAGGAGTTCAGGAAGATACTAGAGACAGAGAATTTGACACAGTCTTTTGGCTGTGTATAA